The DNA sequence TATGGATTTCTTATCCAATGAATAACTTCTCATACCACTTATACAGATGTATACCCTTTTTTTATCGCTAGAAATCGTGAGACTGTAATTTTTGTGTATGTGATCTTTGAAGTCAAGCAAATCTCATCATTGTAACAAGATCAATAAAATATACATGCTTTGAGATTTATAAAAATGttaacaattaatattttgttactCAATGATCAACGATTAATAACGTCtttattcatgtttaatttgtttaaaatttgGCAATTGATCAAAGTAAAGTAGGTAAACTATCAAAGAGCCAAATGTAACTGCCCCATAATTAGGTActgaaaatgaaaattaactGGATATTCTCTTCCAATTTAAAGCTCAGGTAACAGCCATGAACCCCTCATTGTTCTTTCTCAAGCGTTTCTCAATTTATTTCACAATGAAAATGAACAAGTCTATGTACAGATCACAAATAACTGGCATGTTTCTACCATGTCCATAATGACCTTTCTTTCGATCTAGATAATATTTCCACAGAATATTGCGCAGAACGAATAAAATAGTTGAAGATCACAAATAGAAGTAGCAGCAGGTAATGTGGTAATGTTGCACTGTATTATTCGAATTTCAGGTGGATAAAAAAGGAGTGATTTTTGTATTGCATAACATTTCTTCTATGTGTGCACATAAACAGCGCGTGCAGCTACTCGAGCAAGCGTTTGTACTTGCACCAGGCAATGGCAACCACATACAAGAAAATGGTTCCAGCAGCACTGCCCCCAACAGTCCAGAAGAATTCTCCATTCCCGGTAATATTTGAATCAAATAGCTCAATATGAATGTTCATGCCAAAAATACCAGCGACAACGACAAAGGCACTCACTACCAGAGTTGCTGTGGTCAACATGACTCCCATTTGGAGCAGATGATTCTGTTTGTCATCCAGCATTATGTTGATGTAGTCCTCTGTGTCGTCCACGTATTCCCTTAGCTTCAACAGGATCACCACAACAAAACAACATCAAAACCAATCTTATCGTTAAGGTAACATGTAAATCACAAGAAGCTCACCAGACCAGAAATATGTTGGTTAAAATTTGTTTTAAGCATTTTCTTTGAAAAGACCATAGCCTAAAATTACCAAGGCACAATATTTGCCTCTATTACCCAAAAAGAGAAATTGTCCCTAAGATTTTGAATCTCTAACATGTTTGGATCTTTTGCAAGCAATAACAAGCGAAATCCTCAATTAGAAACCAGACAAGCGTCTCAATAATTCTTGGAAACGGGAATTAGTTGCTTATAAAACACAAGATTAAAAGTGTAAATGGTAGTTATAGGCAACGGATAAAGGCATGACAAAGAAATGAAAAGGCATACAGTAGAGAGCTTGTTGAGTGTGCCATCGATTTGCACAAAATATGCTTCCAGGAGCATCTCAAGCTCCTCCACATCAAGATGCTTAGTTGTGGTACTGTAGGTAGTGCTAGCACGGCTGTCCCTGCTAACTCCCACTAATAACCTGTCATCATCATGTTGATTATCGTCATCGCTTGCAACAGCTCCACCCTCTTCCAGTGATATTTCAGGAGGAATGCTGCTAAATGGAGAATTAGAATCAGTAAAGCAGTACTAACTAACAAGATTCAAGGCAAACAGAAAAGATTTACATGTACACGTGCCTGTCATCGACATCAAGCTGATTATGGTGGTCATtgtcaacatcatcatcatttatAGAGGAGGCAGAAGAACTGTGGAGCTGTTGTAACTTGTCGGTGAGATACATCTCAGCCATATCGTCGTCGTCATCGAGCAAGTGTTCTAACTCATCCCTTACCTTCTGAACGCGACCAGTGATGGCAACAAGGCGGCTCTTAATTTGACGAACCCGTTCCAAATTGAGAGTACTGATCTTGGAAGTGAGCTTGTCCAAGGCAGGGTGGGCCTCCTGTTCCAGGGTTTTTGCCTCGTTCTCTAACACACTGCACGCAGCCTCCAGGCAGGCCTCCAGTGCCACAAACTCGAACGGCAGGATCTTCATGCCATCGCCGTTCTGGATACCATTCTGCTTCGATTGGGCTTTCACTTGCTCCCCAACGGGATCGGGATCTTCATCTTCATCCTGTTCCTCTCTTGATTGCCCTTCTTCCGAGTCGTACACTTTGCTTAGCTTGAAATCATCCGAAGCCGCAGCTGCCGCAGCAGCTCCCTGGACTTGGTGGTGCCGGAGGATCCTCAAGTGGAGCTCCTCCACGAAAGGGGTCACGGAGGGGTCCCGGGAGTTGAGGAGGAGGACCTCGTGGGCGGTGATGATGGCCTTGATGTGCTCGAGGTTGATCACGATGGCCCTCTCACGGCCTAGCACGGTCGAGGGGTAGGACAGGAGGGGGTCGAGGATACGTAGGTCACGGGCAGGGAGACCCGTGTGCCGCATGATGGCGTGCTTGCCGGTCTCCACAACCTGCTTCTGACCACTGGAATCGAGAAGCAGCCACGCCCTCACCCCGGTTCCCTTCTTCCTGCTTATCGGATTTGGAGCAACAGGAACCCCAATCCCATCCATCATCCCTGCCGCCGCTGCCGGAACCGGAGGCGGACCCTGACTCTGACCCCGAATATTCATCGGTTCGATTCCCTCCTTCACTTAATCAATTATTCAATTCTTGCCTTGTATTAATTGTATTCACCTGCTGAAACGATGTGGCTACATTAGGGGTAGAACCACACTAAAACAACTGGTGCTTCAACTGAAAAAACtgttttagaataaaataataaataaattataaataaacatcttaaaatataattataatctaatataaatcttaaaatatcttttaaatttaaaatactacataaaatatcatcaactaaatttatatgattttattaaaatacatattcaaaagttaaataataaaaaaatatctaaatattaaataccaACATAAAGATTTATCAATCATCAAATGCATTGTTATCAAGAGGATTAGAATTGGCAGAGGATTAGAATTGGCAGGCAAGTTATTGTTCATAGATGCATTGGTCTCAGCAATTGCTTCTTGATTAATACTATCATCCATAACTGAAATTAATAAATCattcacaaaattaaaaacagtaGCAGCACAgccagaaataaaaaattatcattcaACACCAAACAGGACATTCAGCAACAAAACCACCATTACCAACAGCATTCAGCATTCAGCAACAAAAACACCATTACCAACAGCATTCAGCAACAAACAGGGCATTCAGCAACAAAGTGTCATCAATCAAATCCATATGATCTTTATCAAAATACAATCTCAAAAgttaaatagtaaaaataaatatctaaatattaaaaacCAACATGAAGAtttatcaatcatcaaaatccgTAAATTAGAAGAACCTTGTGACTGACCATTATTCGAACTATGTAGATTAGGATTAGCAGAATCATTTGAATTAGGAGGATTGGCAAATGAATTATTACTCAAACAGGCATGATCAACAACTGCTTCTTGATTAATACTTCCATCCATAactaaaatcaataaatcataATCCAAATTAAAAACAGCAATAGAACGGCCAGAAATCAAATAATCATCCATAAGACCATAGAACAGAATCAGTAACAAATCCATTAATCAATTTCAGAATCAGTAACAAATCAGTAACAAAAGCACATATTAGAATAGAATCAGTAACATATCAGAAATCAATCACTATAAATCCCTAATTTCAGAACTTGCATATTTGAGTAATTTGAAATTTCAGAGTTCAGACCACTAATCTTGACTGAGAGAAAGACAACGCCGACGAGACAAGAAGGACGGCGACGGCGAGATGAGAAGGACAACGACGGCGAGACCACGGCTTGCAGCTCGAACTTGAGCAAGAAGACGACGCGACTACGTGCCGAGCTAGGGGTTTCGGTCTCAGACAGGGGGAAGGAGGAGGCGCCTCTGACGGACGGCGGCGAATTCATGGAAGAGGCTAGGCTTTTGGGTTGGGGGCTAGGGCTGTGGCTGGGGAGGGAGAGGGAGACATCGTTTGAAGTGTGACTGGGGTTAGGGCTAGCACGAACGAGTTTGGGGGGAGGGGTGACGTGTGAGTGTGTGACTCGTGCGTGGGGTTTGGCCTTTTTCGGGTTCCCTTTGTTTTTTTTAAGGTTCTGAGAATCGGACCGGTCATCGAACCGTTTTACTCACTGATTCACTGGTCCAACTGGTCTAACCGTAATTCAACCGAAAAAAtcgttttaaaataaaataataaataaattatagaaCAACTCTCATCCACACAATAAAAAACAATCAATAAATCATCAACACAataaaaattatagaatatGTGTATTGCTATAAgataaaattacagaaaaatgtCTACTGGCATGTTACTTATCCGTACCAATAACAGTTTATCCGTACCAATTTAGCATCAATCAATAAGCCAGTAACAGAGTTAATTAATCAAGAATAGGCTAGAACAAGCCAGAGTAGTGAGCAAAGTCAATCAACCAAGAACAAGCACTAAGCACTGACAGAGCATCCAATTAACTCAAGGACAAAGTAAAAAACAGAACAGCAACACATCACttaatcaataatcatcaaTCAATGAAAAACAAAACACCAACAGTGAGTATTGAAAAGCGACGATCACTAACCATCGAAGAACAAGCATGAAGAGGGTTCGGTTTCTGAACAGACAATAAAAAAAACACGAAGAACAAGCACTAGCAGTGAGCATTGACCTTCGACGGACGATGGAGAGCAGTTGAGCGCAACGGACGACGGCGAACAGGCGACTGATGAGAGCGAATAGGGGATGGAGAGTGAACATAGGATGGTGAGAGCGAAGTAACGAACGCCGAAAGCACGAAGACggaagttcttgagtgcgacaGAGGCGGCAGCAGCAGTCTCTCACTCTGACAGACGGCGACAAGATTGGTGGAGGCTAGGGTTTGCTTTCTTTGGGGGAGGCTAGGGCATTTTGCTGATGACCAAAGAAGGAGTGGGAGAAGGGAGCCAAACGCGTGCAATCCCTTTTTTACTTTCAACAAAggaaacgacgtcgtttcttGTAAACTGGCCGGGTCCCGGTCCGGTTTGACTGGCCGGTTCAGCAGCTTGTATCCGGTTTCTAGAACAGCGGTTTCTGCTCATAAACCGAACCATCTAAGCTATCGGTTCGCGATCAGACCGATTCGACCGACTAGTTTGGTCCGATTTTCagaacattatttttttttaaatggaaAAACAGCGTCGTTTTGTAAGAACCAACCAGTTTTTGGTCCGATCCAACCGACCGGTTCTTAGCCGGTTCAACAATTTTAAGAGGATGACCGAACCTTTCTTTGTCGGTTCCCGGTTGAGCCGGTTGAACCGGCCAGTCCGATCCGATTTTTAGAACCATGCAAAAATCCTTGCTGCATTCGCAGAAGCCGCAGAAACTATAAGAGGAGTTGTCGAAACGAAACATTTCGAtacatgaattttaaaattttataagatacagggacacacatatatataaaatataaactatttttttagataatacataatgatattttgatattttattgatagtaaaatataagtttattttttaactgattttaatgtcttattttaattatagagagtatataaaatattttttattttagtaaataataatatataatatttctaaatttatttcaagaatacaagttgagaataAAGTTAGACATACTGACACGTGATGATATTTATGTGTGTCTAAGCctatcttttttttcattttttattaaattggaCACATACTATCAcgtgtattttatttttttttaatttaaacttctCATTTCTTAAAGTAGTACCTTTGTTTAACttgattaattaaaattacttattttaatatttattctgCAACCTTAATTTCCaatacttttaaaataaaaaaaatataaaattcaaaatgatttGTTTTCAAAGATTTAATGAtttcaaattctaaaatttgaaatttaaaaaaaaaattgaaatttaaaattatctatgTTCATTGATTATGAATATAGTCTCGTGAGGACGGCGATGCGTAGCACTCACTTGAGACCAAGGTTTTGAAAATCGGTTCGAACTGGTTGAATCGTGAACCGATGGAAATTACAGTTTGGTCTATGTTAAAAtcgcaaaaataaaaaaccgaAATTAAACCACTAAACCGGCCAGGAACCGGTAGGTTGGACCAAACCGGGACTCGGCCGCTTTTCTGAATATTACCAAAACGCGGTTATTTTGTGAGCTGATCCACTAATACCATAACCATTACCAACCCAGCAACCTTAACTCACTCCAACAGCGCAGCAGTAGCACACAGTCCCTCCCTCCCATCAATCTTGAGGTCGTCGTTCCTCTCAACGCCAGCTCACTCACTCCCTCACTTTCATTCAGTTGCCGGACTGCTCTTGCCGCGTCGCAAGTTGGAGCTTCAAAGCTCACTACTCCCTCACTCTTGCTCGTGCAGCTAACGATTTGGCAGTAGAAGCACAGTCGCCAGGCTCACTTTCTGCCTCCGTCGTGAAGCTTTGTTCCACCGTCACTAACGCCATCTCTGTGCTATGCTTCTAGTTGTTGTTACtggttttagggttttctatcATATTATCTATGTATTCTTAATTTACTTTGGTGAATTTGTTAATTATTATAGCATTGTTCTGATTTATGTGATttgtattaattataattatattttttattctaattattcttgggattttgattttgttcattataatttatatttttggattGTGTGTGATTTGATTTCTGtgatttcttaaaaattttatgattcCTGGGACATGCTTCAATTCAAGATGGTATGGTATCGTTTATGTGAATTAATCTCATTATGGTTTGGTTTATTGATTCTTTCGCTCTGCTCCCAGGAAACGGTAGTGGACTGTATTATTGTTCATAAGATTTTATGACTTGTTTCTGTAGATGGTGTTGTGATCAATATGGTTGTTGGTGGGGAAGTGGTCGAAATGCAAAGCAATTTTCATTGCTGAAAAAGTTTGAACTAGAGAATCTGTATGTtgttttgttttcctttttcttttgatgTGTACTAGAAATTTGTAATTCAAGGAAGGTAGCTTGCTTAGAATCTCCATTAGCCTAGGCACTAGTAGTGTTATTCTATTTTAGTTAGGGGTGATAAGCGAGAAAGCCCGTCCTGCCCTGCCAGAAGCCCACCCTTTGGCAGGCTGGCCCGCCCCGCCCTGCCTAGTGAGGTGGTCCTAGAATTCCAACCCGTCCCGCCTAACGGCGGGCCGGCGAGCTAAACTCGCCAAatatcctcttttttttttttacttttaactattaaataatatatgtaaaggcataaaaaaatctcttctattttttacttttaacttttataatgtctaaaagtataaacaaattataatttttatattcacaaatattaaagtttttgtaattataaatatctaataaacataattataaaccaagttttcatccaaaacataattataaatattgttcccaaagcaaaataaacataatccaaaacataattaaaaatattgtctctaaaacaaaataaatataatccaaaacactcaattttcatcttcattctcttgtaagttgggttggAAAAAGTTGGGTTTTggcaaaaaaaattgtaaaaatatcCCTTGCCAAAAAACTACTAAGTCcggcggggaagcccgccccgctCCGCCAAAGCCCGCGGTTTAAGTAGTGCGGGTTAGGCAAGCTTTTACTATTTGGCGGTCCCAATTTTCCAGCCCAGCTCGCCTTTTTTAGCGGGTTACGCGGGCTGGCCCGGCGGGTTTAGGCCCGTTTTCCACCCCTAGTTTCAATAAACTAGTAATGTCTCTTTTGTAATTGCCTATTGAGTTTAAAATTCTTGCTTTGCAGAAAATTGGAACCAAGATCAAGGAGCTTACTTTGCTGGAAAGCATCAAGAGCAACCCATCAGAAAGTaatcatattttttatgatCTAAATTTAATGTTAGAATTCATAGATGAACCTTTTTTCTTTgaagtaaataaaaataataatattttctcCACTATCAAGAATATATTCAAACTTTTCAGTTCATATGTTGTGATTGTgttgatttttttgttattttgacTTCTGAGTTTgtatttgaatgagatcatAATATTATGGTTCaatgtgtttatttatattttatttattattttattattttattataaaaaggTTTTTTGGTTGAATTACGGTTGAACCAGTTGAACCAGTAAACTAGTGAACCAGTAGCTAGAACAGTTCAATGACCGATTCAGTTTTCAGAACCTTGCCTGAGACATTGAGTACGGTCTAGTGAGGATAGCGAAGCATAGCGCTCACTTAAGACCAGAAGTGTGGTTTCTCCATGAGGACGGAGAATACGACACGCTCATGGAGGGAAAGATTTTGATTCCCTATGAGGACGGCTATACTGAACGCTCATAGAGGGAATGATTTCCGAACATAAGGACGGCGATACGTAGCGCCTATTTCGAAGATGTGGTCGGGTTGCGGGTATCcaaaccgacacgtgagctcatagCCTgcttaggacagacatgcataaTAATATATGTGCATTTGCATTTGGTTGTGCttgcttattttatttttgtgattgtGTTGTTTGTCTTATTGTAACTTGTTTGTGTGTTGAATTGGGTCTTTACTTGTGCTATTAGGTTGCGAATGTATTGAGGTGATTAAGAACTGatgttgtgtgaaaattaaTTATGTGGTTGAGAGAGGGTTAATATCATAGTTGTCGGAACAGAACCGGTGATCGAATCGACCAAGTAATTACTGGGTCATTGGGTCATTGGTTCAACCGGTGGATCACGGATTGCACCGATTAATGCGGtcctatgtaaataaaaaacaaaacatagtaaagaatttaaaattaaaatttaaaatacatatttcactaacattttaaaaatatctagcTATTCTAAAACAATAtggaacaagaataataaatattttgttaattttactctatcataaatatttttattttgtttttatattaaaataactattattttagaatttcaataatttattaattagtttatatttattatactattatatactataagtatttattgaaaaataatattaatagatattatataattatgaaaaaaataagtgagtttataaccaaaattaaaataaattaaatagaagtaAATTATTTGCTGAaagatatctatatatattttaatttgcaCATATATTAATAACAAGCAAGATAGCTTGGTGGTTGTGATTATCATTTTTCCCCTTTGGAAGGGGGTTCGAACCCCATCTCCTTCATTTTGAGAAAATCTTGAAACTCAAGCAGTTCGGTTGGACTGGTCTTTACCGAGTTTGATTGGTTTTTACCAGTTCGCACCGATTCTTTGCGGACTAGACCGGTATAGAATCTGGTCGAACCGGCTGGTCCAATTAGTTTTAATAACTATGGTTAATATGactaattttataattgaaataatttaaattttacaaTTTTCTACTAATAATACCCAATAAATAAACCTTAAACTTTAGGAGTATAtttgtttaattaaaattacttattttaaaatttattttacaacGTTAATTATCAAtacttataaatttaaaaaattacaaatttttattttatttttcaaattttaataatttcaatttttaaatttattttactgCCTTtgtttatttcaaattttataattttgcaCTAATAATACTATTAGATTTATATTTTAGTTCAAAAAATTGCAAACTAAAATCAACTTTAAAAAACTTCTAAATCAACATCAGTTGAATAAAAGTTATGAGATCTTTCATTAACTAAACACAATCtaatttattgtatttttaaatttattttactacctttgtttatttcaaattttataattttacactaaCAATACTATTAGatttatattttagtttaaaaaattagggataagtattgttttggtccctaacgttgAGGGTCAGAATCGAAACCATCCCCAACGTAATTTTCGATTTAAAATAATCCTTAAcgttttttttcgtattaaaatcgtctttttaattttttttgacaaaaatacCCTCACCACTATCAGCACAATTATCTTCTCCtccaccaacaccaacaccaacaccaataccaacaccaccaccaccaacaccaaccccaaccaaaaccaacaccaagaacaccaaacaacagcaacaacaccaaacaacaccaaatcaagaaacagaaacagaaagtaagaaaatagaaagcaaGAAAGTAGAAGCAAGAGGCAGAGAGGCAGAGGCGACGGCCACGACGATAGCGACGGCGGCTCCAAGCTTCGCCGCCCCCGTCCCCTCCCCCTTTCCCCCACCCCTCCCCCTCCTCCTCTCCCCttccccccacccccacccccacccctgCGTCCTTTCCCCTTctcccctccccctccccctctcctcttcattttcttcctcttcttctccggCTTCTTCTACTTCCCCTCCTCCCTCTCctccatcaccaccaccaccagtaGAAGCACTCGATTCACTTCGGCTGCTGCCACATCGGAGCCATTCAATGATCTGGTGGGAACGTTCAGGAGGTGGGACTCGAAGGTGGGGTGCCAGCGGTTCAGGGAGAAATGGGGTAATGGATTGGCGCTGGGTTTCCTGACGGCGACGGTGGCTCCAAGCTTCGCCGCCGGCGCCGTCCCCCTTCCCCCTTTCCCTCCCCTCCCCCTTCGTATACCCTTTTCCTCCCCCTTCCCCCCAACgcgttttcttttatttttttaattttataatttttttattaaagtagGGGTAGTTTagaaataaagtaaaaaaatttattagaaaggacgattttaaaataaaattcaacatTAAGGACGATTTTAAGTCAAAAATTACATCAGGGACGGTTTCGATTCTGATCCTcaacgttagggaccaaaacagTACTTATCCCAAAAAATTACAAACTAAGATCAACTTTAAAAAACTCAACCAATATCAGTTGAAACTTCTCCTTTTCCTTCCCCCTCAACAATGTATCTATTTGGGGGGGGGGAGGGGAGGGTTGGATCTTCTTTATAAAAACATGGTTCTTTCGGATTGCCCTAATCCCAAGAGGTAAacaatttatagaaaaaaattataagaaaacaACTATATCATAAGTAAACTAAGACAACTTAACTCCACCAACTAAATAATCTCATctcaaatcaattaaagccaTTCTTTATTGCactgttaaaaaataaaaattttattaaacataTCTTATTAAAATAACACCTTTATAAAACAATTCCTTAACCTgaatgtaacaccctcactaccagaatgtcacgcttccggctgcgccactctgatagcaagaagtattacgactactttatgtactaaatattaaaataggagcctgtgaCTTGACACCGTATCGCTGATTTCTTTAAAAACCGgaaataaatactttatcttAAGAAAAATACAGGCAAgcatagattcatatacaagattccttatataatatcttataatataataaaaatataaaacatacaactcctatccctcttacaaacttgtaataacaaagacgagggaagaaagtaatctaattaatacaacaacatataaaccaaacgtagtataactcttcataatgcttcatccggttcctgaaaagataaagctgtaggggggtgagaacctaaccacacagtctcaccacggagtttcaaagttatcataagaagatatttaatagGAAAACTGTTCTCAAGCTCATTGACTATCATTGCtttatgaatcttttaaaaaccaatagGTAATCGTTCAAAATCTTTCCAAAGAAACAATGTTTAATCTTTCAGAAATCTGAAACTTTTcctttcttataagaaaatctCAATTAGAAACTaactggtgcacaaaattgtgatcatcaatggcgccatcaacatggtacgctcaattgcaatctcaactctttatcacaacttcgcacaactaaccagcaagtgcactgggtcgtccaagtaataaaccttacgcgagtgaggggtcgatcccacggagattgttggtatgaagcaagctatggtcatcttgtaaatctcagtcaggcggattcaaatggttatggaggattaatgattaaaagataaataaaacataaaataaagatagagatacttatgtaattcattggtgagaatttcagataagcatatggagatgctttgtcccttccgtctctctgctttcctactgtcttcatccaatccttcttactcctttccatggcaagctgtatgttgggcatcaccgttgtcaatggctacagtcccgtcctctcagtgaaaatgttcaacgcgctctgtcacagcacgactattcatctgtcggttctcgatcatgtcagaatagaatccagtgattcttttgtgtttgtcactaacgccccacaatcgcgagtttgaagctcgtcacagtcattcaatccttgaatcctactcggaataccacagacaaggtttagacttttcgaatTCTCAATAATGCCGCCTTCAAttctggcttataccacgaagattctgattaaggaatccaagagatatccactcaatctaaggtagaacggaggtggttatcaggcacgcgttcataggtgagaatgatgatgagtgtcacggatcatcacattcatcaagttgaggaacaagtgatatcttagaataagaataagctgaattgaatagaagaacaatggtaattgcattaatactcgaggtacagtagagctccacaccttaatctatggtgtgtagaaactctaccgttgaaaatacataagaacaaggtctaggcatggccgtgaggccagccctatgatctaagatagcataagactactcaaagatagctaccaagatgaaaatacaatagcaaaaggtcctatttatagagaactagtagcttagggtttacaaaaatgagtaaatgacgtaaaaatctacttccgggcccacttggtgtgtgcttgggctgagcattgaagcttccatgtgtagagacttttcttggagttaaacgccagctttgtgccagtttgggcgtttaactcccacttctgtgccagtttcggcgttaaacgccgggagttcttgagctgatttggaacgccgatttgggccatcaaatctcgggaaaagtatggactattatatattgctggaaagcccaggatgtctactttccaacgcaattgagagcgcgccaattgggcttctgtagctccagaaaattcacttcgaatgcagggaggtcagaatccaacagcatctgcagtcctttttcagcctctgaatcagatttttgctcaggtccctcaatttcagccagaaaatacctgaaatcacagaaaaatacacaaactcatagtaaagtccagaaaagtgaattttaaataaaaactaataaaaatataataaaaactaactaaaacatgcgaaaaacaatgccaaaaagcgtataaattatccgctcatcacaacaccaaacttaaattgttgcttgtccccaagcaactgaaaatcaaataggataaaaagaagagaatatacaatgaattcc is a window from the Arachis stenosperma cultivar V10309 chromosome 3, arast.V10309.gnm1.PFL2, whole genome shotgun sequence genome containing:
- the LOC130970120 gene encoding magnesium transporter MRS2-3-like — its product is MNIRGQSQGPPPVPAAAAGMMDGIGVPVAPNPISRKKGTGVRAWLLLDSSGQKQVVETGKHAIMRHTGLPARDLRILDPLLSYPSTVLGRERAIVINLEHIKAIITAHEVLLLNSRDPSVTPFVEELHLRILRHHQVQGAAAAAAASDDFKLSKVYDSEEGQSREEQDEDEDPDPVGEQVKAQSKQNGIQNGDGMKILPFEFVALEACLEAACSVLENEAKTLEQEAHPALDKLTSKISTLNLERVRQIKSRLVAITGRVQKVRDELEHLLDDDDDMAEMYLTDKLQQLHSSSASSINDDDVDNDHHNQLDVDDSIPPEISLEEGGAVASDDDNQHDDDRLLVGVSRDSRASTTYSTTTKHLDVEELEMLLEAYFVQIDGTLNKLSTLREYVDDTEDYINIMLDDKQNHLLQMGVMLTTATLVVSAFVVVAGIFGMNIHIELFDSNITGNGEFFWTVGGSAAGTIFLYVVAIAWCKYKRLLE